In Pseudosulfitobacter sp. DSM 107133, one genomic interval encodes:
- a CDS encoding TRAP transporter small permease, whose protein sequence is MPNSKTAKCRLLVLQSWNCPNAEVHHDSTAGEAMLKPLGKLLIKIEDILHLGGCLGLVAVAALINADILLRLFLNRPVQIQFELTELYLMPALATLSLSRVFRDGGHLALDFIPEHIPGRAGTVVAKLRLLLPAAFFAAVTWMSGHFALKAIVNGDVEYGAVDWPLGWAYAVIPLGCSVLVLRLLHDAFTPGPWSEPTTHSMGGKLNENYK, encoded by the coding sequence GTGCCGAACAGCAAGACGGCGAAATGTCGGCTGTTGGTTCTGCAATCGTGGAATTGCCCAAACGCTGAGGTCCACCACGATTCAACAGCTGGGGAGGCAATGTTGAAACCACTTGGTAAACTTCTGATAAAAATCGAGGACATCCTTCATCTTGGAGGGTGCCTTGGCCTCGTCGCCGTGGCGGCGTTGATCAATGCTGATATTCTGCTCCGGCTGTTCCTTAACCGGCCGGTGCAGATCCAGTTCGAACTGACCGAACTGTATCTGATGCCAGCGCTTGCCACCTTGTCCCTGTCGCGGGTTTTCCGCGACGGGGGCCATCTGGCGCTGGACTTTATCCCCGAACATATTCCCGGACGTGCGGGAACGGTGGTCGCCAAGTTGCGGCTGTTGCTGCCTGCGGCTTTCTTTGCCGCGGTCACATGGATGTCGGGGCACTTTGCTCTCAAAGCCATCGTCAACGGCGATGTCGAATACGGGGCAGTCGATTGGCCGCTTGGGTGGGCCTACGCCGTTATTCCATTGGGATGCAGCGTTCTGGTTCTGCGGCTTCTGCACGATGCCTTTACGCCAGGGCCGTGGTCAGAACCCACAACACATTCAATGGGAGGAAAGCTAAATGAAAATTACAAATAA
- a CDS encoding MaoC family dehydratase N-terminal domain-containing protein yields the protein MNEMTRKFPKITDEGLEDLRKRVGVKIEKTVEPWCYEATRDNIRHYAHGIGDDNPLWCDPEYAKTTKYGDVLALPSFLFSTSRIISGYVGGLPGVHAMWSGANWTWHKPILRNTEFRTEAYLKDLIEHNTRFAGKAIQQIYHVDFYDAKTGEMLAEADSWCFRTDRDQARENGTKYTEAKKNGRKVWTEAELQEYYKYYEQETIRGAETRYWDDVNEGDELPTMVKGPMTATGFIAYAQGWGGLYIRANKLAWQLQQKHPSAGPKNKFGIPDCPERVHWEEEFALEVGAPGAYDYGPERTSWLTHQITNWMGDDGFLAKTKCEVRRHNPEGDIILIHGTVVRKFEEDGRYLLEIKQRAEQQDGEMSAVGSAIVELPKR from the coding sequence ATGAACGAGATGACCCGCAAATTCCCGAAGATCACCGACGAAGGTCTGGAAGACCTGCGCAAGCGCGTCGGCGTCAAGATTGAAAAAACCGTCGAGCCCTGGTGCTATGAAGCGACCCGCGACAACATTCGCCACTATGCCCACGGCATAGGCGACGACAACCCGCTGTGGTGCGATCCCGAATACGCCAAAACCACCAAATACGGCGATGTTCTGGCGCTGCCCAGCTTCCTGTTTTCCACCAGCCGGATCATCTCGGGCTATGTGGGCGGTCTGCCGGGCGTGCATGCCATGTGGTCGGGCGCAAACTGGACATGGCACAAGCCGATCCTGCGCAACACCGAGTTCCGCACCGAGGCGTACCTGAAAGACCTGATCGAACATAACACCCGCTTTGCCGGCAAGGCGATCCAGCAGATCTATCACGTTGATTTCTATGACGCGAAGACCGGCGAAATGCTGGCCGAGGCGGACAGCTGGTGTTTCCGCACCGACCGCGATCAGGCGCGTGAAAACGGCACCAAGTATACCGAGGCCAAAAAGAACGGCCGCAAGGTTTGGACCGAAGCCGAGCTTCAGGAATACTATAAGTATTACGAGCAGGAAACGATCCGCGGTGCCGAGACCCGGTATTGGGACGACGTCAACGAAGGCGACGAACTGCCCACAATGGTCAAGGGTCCGATGACCGCGACCGGCTTTATCGCCTATGCCCAGGGCTGGGGCGGTCTGTATATTCGCGCCAACAAGCTGGCATGGCAGTTGCAGCAGAAACACCCCAGCGCCGGACCCAAGAACAAATTCGGCATTCCCGATTGCCCCGAGCGGGTGCACTGGGAAGAAGAATTTGCGCTGGAAGTCGGCGCACCTGGTGCCTACGACTATGGCCCCGAGCGGACATCCTGGCTGACCCATCAGATCACCAACTGGATGGGCGATGACGGTTTCCTTGCAAAAACGAAATGCGAAGTGCGCCGCCACAACCCCGAAGGCGACATCATCCTGATCCACGGCACGGTTGTGCGCAAGTTCGAGGAAGACGGCCGCTATTTGCTGGAGATCAAACAGCGTGCCGAACAGCAAGACGGCGAAATGTCGGCTGTTGGTTCTGCAATCGTGGAATTGCCCAAACGCTGA
- a CDS encoding AMP-binding protein, which produces MTRLTEFTSYADAQKHYSKEKLWELFDGDTAQFNISHECLDRHVDGDKVALRIAHSDGADEVLTFEEVARRSSQIAHYLEAKGITKGDRVAVMIEPSLAFYAAMFGVIKSGAVAVPMFSLFGPDGIRLRVGDCKPALFFTNAEKAPDAVAGGARNVTVVDQDFLDGLSDFPATYDCTTSGRDLAVLQYTSGTTRALPAAVKHSHQSIVTLMVAALYATGIRPGDRFFCPSSPAWGHGLWHGTLAPMAMGVSTGTFSGKFDAVRLLRALHDFRVTNLTAAATHYRMMRNSGAAEGFSYCFDKLSFTGEPIDSETANYVEQVFGTKVRSMYGTTEIGVIIANYPGADDLEVRDGAMGKAVPGVEVEVQRPDGSPADPGETGELMVKKRGQWFETKDLGRVDADGYFYHGGRADDVIISAGWTIGAVEVEDAVLSHPAVAECAVIGAPDELRGLVVKAYIILKGDETPDLTTSIQDHVRARLARHEYPRQIEFVTDLPKTPAGKVNRKILRDQEAEKLAAAE; this is translated from the coding sequence ATGACCCGGTTGACGGAATTCACGTCCTATGCGGACGCTCAAAAGCACTACTCGAAAGAAAAGCTTTGGGAGCTGTTCGACGGCGATACAGCGCAGTTCAACATCTCGCACGAATGTCTCGACCGGCATGTCGACGGCGACAAGGTGGCGCTGCGGATCGCGCATTCTGACGGCGCGGACGAGGTGCTGACCTTTGAAGAGGTGGCGCGCCGGTCTTCGCAGATTGCGCATTATCTTGAGGCCAAGGGGATCACGAAAGGCGACCGCGTTGCCGTGATGATCGAACCGTCGCTGGCGTTCTATGCGGCAATGTTCGGGGTGATCAAAAGCGGGGCCGTCGCGGTGCCGATGTTTTCGCTGTTCGGGCCGGATGGCATTCGGTTGCGGGTGGGCGATTGCAAGCCTGCGCTGTTTTTCACCAATGCCGAAAAAGCGCCCGATGCGGTTGCGGGCGGGGCCCGGAATGTCACCGTTGTCGATCAGGATTTTCTGGACGGGCTCAGCGATTTTCCCGCGACCTATGACTGCACAACGTCGGGGCGTGATCTGGCGGTTCTGCAATATACATCCGGGACAACACGGGCATTGCCTGCGGCGGTGAAACACAGCCACCAGTCTATCGTGACGCTGATGGTGGCGGCATTGTATGCAACGGGCATTCGCCCCGGCGACCGTTTCTTTTGCCCGTCATCGCCGGCCTGGGGGCATGGGCTGTGGCACGGCACGCTTGCGCCCATGGCGATGGGGGTGTCGACCGGCACATTCAGCGGCAAATTCGATGCGGTCCGTCTGCTGCGCGCCTTGCACGATTTTCGCGTCACCAACCTGACGGCTGCGGCAACGCACTATCGGATGATGCGCAATTCCGGCGCAGCCGAGGGCTTTTCCTATTGCTTTGACAAGCTGTCCTTCACCGGCGAGCCGATTGACTCGGAAACTGCAAACTATGTCGAACAGGTTTTCGGCACCAAGGTGCGGTCGATGTACGGCACCACCGAGATTGGCGTGATTATCGCCAACTATCCCGGTGCCGACGATCTGGAAGTACGCGACGGCGCGATGGGCAAGGCTGTGCCGGGCGTCGAAGTGGAAGTGCAGCGGCCCGACGGGTCACCTGCCGATCCGGGCGAAACCGGCGAGTTGATGGTCAAGAAACGCGGCCAGTGGTTTGAAACCAAGGATCTCGGCCGGGTTGATGCCGATGGCTATTTCTATCACGGCGGGCGGGCGGATGACGTGATTATTTCCGCCGGCTGGACCATCGGCGCGGTCGAGGTCGAGGACGCGGTGCTGAGCCATCCGGCGGTGGCCGAATGCGCCGTCATCGGCGCCCCCGACGAGCTGCGCGGACTGGTCGTCAAGGCCTATATCATCCTCAAGGGCGACGAGACGCCCGACCTGACCACCAGCATTCAGGACCATGTGCGCGCCAGACTGGCCCGCCACGAATACCCCCGACAAATCGAGTTTGTCACCGACCTGCCAAAGACACCCGCAGGCAAGGTGAACCGCAAAATCCTGAGAGATCAGGAAGCCGAAAAACTGGCCGCTGCGGAATGA
- a CDS encoding IclR family transcriptional regulator — protein MTGEDKKSTTKRQVPAVTRALAILRFLARSNEPVGVNPIARELGLIPSTCLHILRVLEDEGLVEFDSNLKRYTIGIGILPLARAALQRNTFSTLIQPKLSQMSEKFGVTGIATQLSEPGQMVVVALSQSNIPFRLQVDLGSRFPALISATGRLFAAFNEQDETELATRFKKLTWDHPPSLEQWRAEVETARTRGYAVDQGSYISGVTVVAVPVFGSDNKMNRSIVAIGISERLKDKEIPKLVKAMTSIREDIENMQIDTGR, from the coding sequence ATGACTGGTGAAGACAAGAAATCCACAACCAAACGGCAGGTGCCTGCAGTCACGCGCGCCCTTGCAATACTGAGGTTTTTGGCACGCTCGAACGAGCCGGTGGGCGTCAATCCCATCGCCCGGGAGCTGGGGCTGATCCCCAGCACCTGCCTGCACATCCTGCGGGTTCTCGAAGATGAGGGTTTGGTCGAATTCGATTCGAACTTGAAACGCTACACGATCGGAATCGGCATTCTGCCCCTCGCGCGGGCCGCGCTTCAGCGCAATACATTCTCGACCCTGATCCAGCCCAAACTGTCGCAGATGTCGGAAAAATTCGGCGTGACCGGCATTGCCACCCAATTGTCCGAACCGGGGCAGATGGTGGTTGTGGCGCTGTCCCAGTCCAACATCCCCTTCCGGCTACAGGTCGATCTGGGCAGCCGCTTTCCCGCCCTCATCAGCGCCACGGGCCGCCTGTTCGCCGCGTTCAACGAACAGGACGAAACCGAACTGGCCACCCGCTTCAAAAAGCTCACATGGGATCACCCCCCCAGCCTTGAACAATGGCGTGCCGAAGTCGAAACCGCCCGCACCCGCGGCTATGCGGTGGATCAGGGCAGCTATATTTCCGGCGTTACGGTGGTGGCGGTTCCTGTCTTTGGGTCAGACAACAAAATGAACCGCTCGATTGTTGCCATCGGCATTTCCGAGCGCCTGAAAGACAAGGAAATCCCCAAGCTGGTCAAGGCAATGACAAGCATTCGGGAAGACATCGAAAACATGCAGATCGACACTGGGAGGTGA
- a CDS encoding PaaI family thioesterase, translating to MTTGDIASENWREMKIDGFMALIGPLLRATDADRNHSYALQTGAQHKNHLGIVHGGVLTSLLDQVIAITAWNAADRQPTVTVQMETRFLGAARAGDLLKVHPSIRQATRSLIFVDADITCDGRQIASASAVMKISKTSKEKP from the coding sequence GTGACGACAGGTGACATCGCGTCAGAAAACTGGCGGGAAATGAAAATTGACGGGTTCATGGCGCTGATCGGCCCGCTTTTGCGGGCAACAGATGCGGATCGCAACCACAGCTATGCGCTGCAAACCGGCGCGCAGCACAAGAACCATCTGGGGATCGTGCATGGTGGTGTCCTGACCAGCCTGCTGGATCAGGTCATTGCCATCACCGCATGGAACGCAGCAGACCGTCAGCCCACCGTCACCGTGCAAATGGAAACCCGTTTTCTGGGCGCCGCCCGCGCGGGCGACTTGCTGAAAGTCCACCCCTCAATCCGTCAGGCGACGCGGTCGCTGATCTTTGTCGATGCCGACATCACCTGTGACGGCAGACAGATTGCAAGCGCCTCGGCGGTCATGAAAATTTCAAAGACATCGAAAGAGAAACCATGA